The window TTCCTGTCCTGCCGCGCTTTTTCTACTCGAGGGCCTTCACCCTGCCGCTCTTCTACACCGCCCACCTCCTGCTCGTCAGGAGGCTGATCCGCGAGCACCATATCGATATCGTCCACTGCAGGTCCTATCACGCCGCCAACCTGATGCGCTGGGCGAAGCGTCTTCTCGGCGTCTCCTGCAAGCTGGTCTTCGACCCCAGAAGCCTGTTCGTCGACGAAGGGCTGCTCTTCGGGGCGTTCAGCGAGGGCAGCCTCCACCACAAGCTCTGGCAGAGCGCCGAGCGAGCCCTGCTAGCGGAGGCCGACCGGGTGGTGAGCGTCTCGGACACGCTCGGCCAGGTCCTTCTGGAGAGGAGCCCGAAGGCACGGATCGTCACCATCCCGACGAGCACCAACACCCGCATCTTCAGGCGCAGCTGTGACGAGCAGGCGCGGCGGCGCGCCCTCGGCCTGCCCGCTCATGCGCCCACTAGGGCGGGTCTAGTGACCCTAGCATCAGAGCACAAAGTCCTCGTCTATCTGGGCAATCTGGAGGCCAAGGGCTGGTACTCTGCCGAGGTTCTCGCGGATGTCTACAGGGTGTTCCGGGCGACCTTCGGCGACACCGGCCTGCTCGTCGTCACGCGCGCCGACCGGGAGGGGCTGGTGCGCACGCTGGTCGCCCGCGGGCTGCTCGAGGGCGAGATCGTTATTGCCAAGGGAGAGCGTCCCGAGGAGGTCGCCGGCCTGCTCCAGAGCGCCGACTACAGCGTCATCCCCTACGGCAGGGTGACGACCGAGACCGAAAGGCGCATCGCCTGG of the Deinococcota bacterium genome contains:
- a CDS encoding glycosyltransferase; protein product: PVLPRFFYSRAFTLPLFYTAHLLLVRRLIREHHIDIVHCRSYHAANLMRWAKRLLGVSCKLVFDPRSLFVDEGLLFGAFSEGSLHHKLWQSAERALLAEADRVVSVSDTLGQVLLERSPKARIVTIPTSTNTRIFRRSCDEQARRRALGLPAHAPTRAGLVTLASEHKVLVYLGNLEAKGWYSAEVLADVYRVFRATFGDTGLLVVTRADREGLVRTLVARGLLEGEIVIAKGERPEEVAGLLQSADYSVIPYGRVTTETERRIAWTVIASKTGEYLCSGLPVIVNETVGAASRLVTEHRVGCTFRLGEENALAERLREMAADYPGMSRRCTELGLAYFDARDHARKYLGIYHELLDRERLDPERLDRERLDRERLDREPKRPPLGGALDRASIQP